A genomic segment from Gracilimonas sediminicola encodes:
- a CDS encoding DNA adenine methylase, with translation MSAIETPLMRYPGAKFRLRKWHYGFFPPHKVYTEGFAGTASLLFYKKPSITEVINDTNYDVVNLFRVLRDKSKSKELKRLIKYTPYSREEYELCWEPAEDEIEKARRFILRVSMGQRGKLTKSGFDTRVNTDNYSGRVNYLSKLHESIDLFAERLKTVIIEHKCGIEIIDQFDREEALHFVDPEYLNVKKGYPDSFTIDDHKRLADVLNQCKGMIILCGYPSKEYKEWYEDNGWQKHTAKAYADGGFKRVETVWLNPKCSFYQKQQTLFKS, from the coding sequence ATGAGCGCGATCGAAACCCCATTAATGAGATATCCGGGAGCAAAGTTCCGGTTAAGAAAATGGCATTACGGGTTTTTTCCACCTCACAAAGTTTATACCGAAGGATTTGCAGGAACGGCATCGCTTTTATTTTATAAGAAGCCATCAATAACAGAGGTTATTAATGATACTAACTATGATGTAGTTAACCTGTTTCGGGTTCTGAGAGACAAATCAAAGTCTAAGGAATTAAAAAGGCTAATCAAGTATACCCCGTACTCGAGAGAAGAATATGAACTTTGCTGGGAACCTGCAGAAGATGAGATAGAAAAGGCTCGAAGATTCATTTTAAGAGTATCAATGGGGCAGAGGGGTAAGCTTACCAAGTCTGGATTTGATACCCGTGTTAATACTGATAATTACTCCGGTAGGGTTAATTATCTAAGCAAGCTTCATGAAAGCATCGATCTGTTTGCTGAGAGGCTAAAAACAGTAATTATAGAACATAAATGTGGTATTGAAATTATAGATCAATTTGACAGAGAAGAAGCTCTTCATTTTGTGGATCCTGAATACTTGAATGTCAAAAAAGGCTATCCAGATAGCTTTACGATCGATGATCATAAAAGGCTTGCTGATGTGCTTAACCAGTGCAAGGGAATGATAATTCTTTGCGGTTATCCATCGAAAGAATACAAGGAATGGTATGAAGATAATGGTTGGCAAAAGCATACAGCGAAAGCTTATGCAGACGGTGGATTTAAAAGAGTAGAAACCGTTTGGCTCAATCCTAAATGTAGTTTTTATCAGAAACAACAAACGCTCTTTAAATCATGA
- the dcm gene encoding DNA (cytosine-5-)-methyltransferase, whose amino-acid sequence MKYLSTFSGIGGFELGIQQSNLKAECIGFSEVDKYAKAIYQYHYPNHKDYGDITNINESELPDFNLFVGGFPCQAFSIAGKRQGFEDTRGTLFFDVARILSAKRPAWFVLENVKGLLNHDAGKTFATIYGVLTELGYSVGWEVVNSCHFGVPQNRERIFIVGHLRTEGGRAGEILPFGKENKGVAERTIKAPIARTFTAGGNSGGMHSSMTLIKAIDTKQNGPPRFSNYCHSLGANDYKEPKKVMITEPVKAVLTPNRLEKRQDGRRFKDNDEPSFTLTSQDKHGVQVGTEIRRLTPKECERLQGFPDDWTKFGIIDGEIIEISDTQKYKTLGNAVTVNPIISIMNRISEQNIKPKG is encoded by the coding sequence GTGAAATATCTATCCACTTTTTCAGGTATAGGTGGTTTTGAGCTTGGTATTCAGCAATCAAACCTTAAAGCCGAGTGTATAGGGTTCTCGGAAGTGGATAAGTACGCCAAGGCTATTTACCAATATCATTATCCAAACCACAAAGATTATGGAGACATCACAAATATCAATGAATCTGAACTGCCGGACTTTAATCTTTTCGTTGGCGGATTTCCGTGCCAGGCTTTTAGCATTGCTGGAAAACGACAAGGATTTGAAGACACGCGAGGCACACTCTTTTTTGATGTCGCACGGATTCTATCAGCTAAAAGACCTGCCTGGTTTGTACTCGAAAACGTTAAAGGTTTACTTAACCACGATGCCGGAAAAACTTTTGCAACAATCTACGGAGTTCTCACTGAGCTTGGGTATTCCGTTGGATGGGAAGTGGTTAATTCTTGCCACTTCGGAGTCCCACAAAACCGAGAGCGAATCTTTATTGTCGGACATCTTAGAACCGAAGGAGGACGTGCCGGAGAAATACTTCCTTTCGGAAAAGAGAATAAAGGGGTTGCTGAAAGGACAATCAAAGCCCCAATTGCTCGAACGTTCACAGCAGGGGGAAATTCGGGAGGGATGCATAGCTCCATGACGTTGATTAAGGCAATTGATACCAAGCAGAACGGCCCACCAAGATTCTCTAACTATTGCCATTCCCTTGGTGCGAATGATTACAAAGAGCCTAAAAAAGTAATGATTACAGAACCTGTTAAAGCTGTACTAACTCCCAACCGATTAGAGAAGCGACAAGACGGAAGGCGGTTCAAAGATAATGACGAGCCAAGTTTTACGCTGACATCCCAAGATAAGCACGGCGTTCAGGTAGGCACGGAAATCCGGCGATTAACCCCAAAAGAATGCGAACGACTGCAAGGATTCCCGGACGACTGGACGAAATTCGGAATCATTGATGGTGAAATCATAGAAATCAGTGATACACAAAAATATAAGACTTTGGGTAACGCGGTTACAGTTAATCCAATCATATCAATAATGAATAGAATATCAGAACAGAACATCAAACCGAAAGGATAG